Proteins encoded by one window of Sorex araneus isolate mSorAra2 chromosome 3, mSorAra2.pri, whole genome shotgun sequence:
- the PDK2 gene encoding pyruvate dehydrogenase kinase, isozyme 2, which translates to MRWLRALLKNASLAGAPKYIEHFSKFSPSPLSMKQFLDFGSSNACEKTSFTFLRQELPVRLANIMKEINLLPDRVLGTPSVQLVQSWYVQSLLDIMAFLDKDPEDHRTLSLFTEALVTIRNRHNDVVPTMAQGVLEYKDTYGDDPVSNQNIQYFLDRFYLSRISIRMLINQHTLIFDGSTNPAHPKHIGSIDPNCSVSDVVKDAYDMAKLLCDKYYMASPDLEIQEVNATNSKEPIHMVYVPSHLYHMLFELFKNAMRATVESHESSLVLPPIKVMVALGEEDLSIKMSDRGGGVPLRKIERLFSYMYSTAPTPQPGTGGTPLAGFGYGLPISRLYAKYFQGDLQLFSMEGFGTDAVIYLKALSTDSVERLPVYNKSAWRHYQTIQEAGDWCVPSTEPKNTSTYRVS; encoded by the exons ATGCGCTGGCTCCGCGCGCTGCTTAAGAATGCGTCCCTGGCCGGGGCGCCCAAGTACATCGAGCACTTCAGCAAGTTCTCCCCGTCCCCGCTGTCCATGAAGCAGTTTCTGGACTTCG GCTCCAGCAATGCGTGTGAGAAGACGTCCTTTACCTTCCTCAGGCAGGAGCTGCCCGTGCGCCTGGCCAACATCATGAAGGAGATCAACTTGCTTCCAGACCGGGTTCTGGGCACGCCCTCGGTGCAGCTGGTGCAAAGCTG GTATGTGCAGAGTCTCCTGGATATTATGGCCTTCCTGGACAAGGACCCCGAGGACCACCGGACCCTCAGCCT GTTCACGGAAGCCCTGGTCACCATCCGGAACCGCCACAACGATGTGGTACCCACCATGGCCCAGGGCGTGCTGGAGTACAAGGACACGTACGGCGATGACCCAGTGTCCAACCAGAACATCCAGTACTTCCTAGACCGGTTCTACCTCAGCCGCATCTCTATCCGCATGCTCATCAACCAGCACA CCCTCATCTTTGACGGCAGCACCAACCCGGCCCACCCCAAGCACATCGGCAGCATTGACCCCAACTGCAGTGTCTCCGACGTGGTGAAAG ATGCCTATGATATGGCCAAGCTCCTGTGCGACAAGTATTACATGGCTTCCCCTGACCTGGAGATCCAGGAAGTCAATG CCACCAACTCCAAAGAGCCAATCCACATGGTGTATGTCCCCTCCCACCTCTACCACATGCTTTTCGAGCTCTTTAAG AACGCCATGCGGGCCACGGTGGAGAGCCACGAGTCCAGCCTGGTCCTCCCCCCGATCAAGGTCATGGTGGCCTTGGGGGAGGAAGACCTGTCCATCAAG ATGAGTGACCGAGGCGGGGGTGTGCCCTTGAGGAAGATTGAGCGGCTCTTCAGCTACATGTACTCGACAGCACCCACcccacagccaggcacagggggaACCCCGCTG GCTGGCTTTGGGTATGGGCTCCCCATTTCCCGCCTCTACGCCAAGTACTTCCAGGGCGACCTTCAGCTCTTCTCCATGGAGGGCTTCGGCACGGACGCTGTCATCTATCTCAAG GCCCTGTCCACAGACTCGGTGGAGCGTCTGCCCGTGTACAACAAGTCTGCCTGGCGCCACTACCAGACCATCCAGGAGGCGGGCGACTGGTGCGTGCCCAGCACGGAGCCCAAGAACACGTCCACGTACCGCGTCAGCTAG